One Diceros bicornis minor isolate mBicDic1 unplaced genomic scaffold, mDicBic1.mat.cur scaffold_312_ctg1, whole genome shotgun sequence genomic region harbors:
- the LOC131402847 gene encoding LOW QUALITY PROTEIN: forkhead box protein O6-like (The sequence of the model RefSeq protein was modified relative to this genomic sequence to represent the inferred CDS: deleted 1 base in 1 codon), with protein MSFGEQKATRWVRNLSYADLITKAIESAPDKRLTLSQIYDWMVRYMPYFKDKGDSNSSAGWKNSIRHNLSLHTRFIRVQNEGTGKSSWWMLNPEGRKTGKTPRRRATSMDNGAKFLCIKGKASKKQQLQAPERSPDDSPPSAPAPGPLPAAAKWATSPASHASDDYEARADFRGGGRPLLGEAAELEDDEALEALAPSSPLMYPSPASALSPALGARCPGELPRLAELGGPLGLHGGGGGGAGLPEALLDGAQDAYGPRARAGTPAYFGGCKSGAYGGGGGGGFGPPALGALRRLPMQTIQENKQASFAPAAAPFRPGALSALLPPPPPAPRPGPVLGAPGELALAGAPAAYPGKGAAPYAPPVPSRSALAHPISLMTLPGEAGAPGLAPPGHAAAFGAPRGGLLLDALPGPYAAAAARPLGAAPDRFPADLDLDMFSGSLECDVESIILNDFMDSDEMDFNFDSALPPPPPGLAGAPPPNQSWVPG; from the exons ATGTCTTTTGGCGAGCAGAAGGCCACACGTTGGGTG AGGAACCTGTCCTACGCCGACCTCATCACCAAAGCCATCGAGAGCGCCCCGGACAAGCGGCTCACGCTCTCGCAGATCTACGACTGGATGGTCCGTTACATGCCCTACTTCAAGGATAAAGGCGACAGCAACAGCTCGGCCGGCTGGAAG AACTCCATCCGGCACAACCTGTCGCTGCACACCCGTTTCATCCGCGTGCAGAACGAGGGCACCGGCAAGAGCTCGTGGTGGATGCTGAACCCCGAGGGCAGAAAGACGGGCAAGACCCCGCGGCGCAGGGCCACGTCCATGGACAACGGGGCCAAGTTCCTGTGCATCAAAGGCAAGGCAAGCAAGAAGCAGCAGCTGCAGGCACCTGAGCGAAGCCCCGACGACAGCCCCCCT AGCGCACCAGCCCCGGGGCCCTTGCCTGCCGCGGCCAAGTGGGCCACCAGCCCGGCCTCACACGCCAGCGACGACTATGAGGCGCGGGCCGACTTCCGCGGTGGCGGGAGACCCCTGCTAGGGGAGGCGGCCGAATTGGAGGACGACGAGGCCCTGGAGGCCCTGGCGCCATCGTCGCCGCTCATGTACCCGAGCCCGGCGAGCGCGCTGTCGCCCGCGCTGGGTGCGCGCTGCCCGGGGGAGCTGCCCCGCCTGGCCGAGCTGGGAGGCCCGCTGGGTCTgcacggcggcggcggcggcggcgcggggctgCCCGAGGCCCTGCTGGACGGCGCGCAGGACGCGTACGGGCCGCGGGCCCGCGCCGGGACGCCCGCCTACTTCGGGGGCTGCAAGAGCGGTGCttacggcgggggcgggggcgggggcttcGGGCCGCCGGCGTTGGGCGCGCTGCGCCGCCTGCCCATGCAGACCATCCAGGAGAACAAGCAGGCCAGCTTCGCGCCGGCGGCCGCGCCCTTCCGCCCCGGGGCGCTGTCcgcgctgctgccgccgccgccgcccgcgcccagGCCCGGCCCGGTGCTGGGAGCGCCCGGGGAGCTGGCGCTGGCGGGCGCGCCCGCCGCCTACCCGGGCAAGGGGGCGGCCCCATACGCGCCGCCTGTGCCCTCGCGCAGTGCCTTAGCCCACCCCATCAGCCTTATGACGCTGCCCGGCGAGGCGGGCGCCCCGGGCCTGGCGCCGCCGGGCCATGCGGCCGCCTTCGGGGCCCCGCGCGGCGGCCTCCTGCTGGACGCGCTGCCCGGGCCGTACGCGGCCGCCGCTGCCCGGCCGCTGGGTGCCGCGCCCGACCGCTTCCCGGCCGACCTGGACCTCGACATGTTCAGCGGGAGCCTCGAGTGCGACGTCGAGTCCATCATCCTCAACGACTTCATGGACAGCGACGAAATGGACTTCAACTTCGACTCGGCCCTGCCTCCGCCGCCGCCCGGCCTGGCCGGGGCCCCGCCCCCCAACCAGAGCTGGGTGCCGGGCTGA